Genomic DNA from Prunus persica cultivar Lovell chromosome G1, Prunus_persica_NCBIv2, whole genome shotgun sequence:
AATACCATATCAACCGGTGGAAAGAATTTGTGTAGCTGAGTGACATCCCTATAAAGCACAATTCTATGTTAAACTTTCAGACCTAAGCCAATCAACAAATCTGTTTATACCGTAAATAAACGGCCTATGACCACCGAACACGTGGACAGGATTGATACTGATCACAGAACCCCTTCAGCATTCCCCCTAccgaagccatctatcttggCCCTTTTGCTATCAgacacgtgtcatgctcacaatccatgtccagagtcccacatcggaaatatgagcatagtgcacacctcccaaggcctatataaggagacccatatccccaaaaggaagGGATCAGGACCAACGGTACGCTATCGATTGATATGTCAGTTAAACTTTACTAAATCCGTacttacttaagcatcggagagccttcggccggtaccacacTGGTACCCGAGGATTTACCGAATGTGTCCTTTTGTAGGTACTTATTCTTCTGAAGTAGAACACTTACCGAAGACAGTCACCTACCGAAGGAATAATTTAACTAAGTTGACGAATTACGTGCtgaaccactttttcgcatcaacagtttggcgccgtctgtgggaattcGAAAAATTATCAACCCACTATCTCCTAAACACATGGGGACCACTTCAATACCTACGTTCTTAACGGAGGAGGGAGGACTGTTCGGAAGGCAGAGCGGAGCTAGCCCAGCGCTACCTCCAAGCACTCCCTTCGGAAACGCTCCCGCTACCCAAACAACCGCCGAAGCCGAGCTGGCAGTCCAAATCGCGTCCCTACGAAAGGACATGGCAAGGCTTCAGGAGCACAACAACTTTCTTTCGTCCAAAGTGGACGAAACCCAGCAGCTGCTCCACCAGCAGCACACGCAGAACATCCAGATAACTCACTCTTCCGAAAGCCTGCAGACCCCTCATAAGAGGAAGAAACGAGATCAGGTAGCGACGGCAACGCCCGCTCCTTCCAAACAATTGGTGGTCCCGGCACCCAGGGATCAGCCACATGTCCCAAAGAAGGTCTACACCGATTGTCGACATCGGATCAATGATCGGGAGGCAGAGAGACAGAGGTCTCCGATCAGGATGAGCGCCCGACTAAGGGATTCACGGATGAAGGTCCTGGGGGACAAGTCGCCCATTCGGAAAGTTAGGGGGATGGGCCCCGAAGAGGAGTCGAAATTCGAGTACATCCCGTCCAGGAGGCAAACTTCCACCTACCGTTTGGCAACACATTCGCGGAACTCGGAGGTTAATCCACTGGACCTACAGAGGCGAACAGAAGACTTCGGTTCCGAGGAAATCCCTAGCCGAGACCCCGCTGTCCGACTCCTTTTCCAAAGAATCCAGAAAATGGAGAACGACAACGCCCGCTCCCAAGGACCGGAGTGGGGAAAGCTTCGACCGGGGCCGTTTACCAGGCGCATCCGGGACTCTCGGTAGGATCGGGAAGGGCAACAGCTTCGGATACCGTTCTATACGGGAACGGAAGACCCCTTAACACACCTCCACTCATTTCAGTCCGCCATAGGATGTAAGGGCTTGAGCGATGAAGGGCAGTGCCTGCTATTCCCGTCCTCCCTTACCGGGGCAGCCCTGAACTGGTTCTACCGGTTGGAGCCAGAAACGGTAGACTCCTTCGACGAACTGAAGCAGATTTTCCTCAACCACTTCATGATCCAAACGGACCGTCTTTACTCTGTCGATGATCTGTACACGATTCGGCAAGGAGATGACGAACCGTTGAGAGAATACGCGGCGCGCTTCAGTCACGAGTACTCAAGGTGTCCGGAAACAGACGACAGGGCAGCCTACGGCGCCTTTAAGAGTGGCCTTCGATCCTCGCATTTCCGATACCTAGTACACAGCAGCAACTGGCGCACGTATGACGAACTAATGAAGCAAGCGGCAATCCGTGCCAAGGCCGAATACTTCAACTCGAAGCCCACGGCTTCGGCACCACGAGGAAACGCCGAACCAAGTGCTTATCTGGCAAAGGCGACATCCTACGGGAGAACCGACACATACTCGGCAGGTCATAAGAGAAAGGATGACCGCGCCGATCGAAGAGAACCCTCGAAGAAAGGGAAAGGGCGGTATGATCGCAACGACCATCGAGCACCCCTGCCGAACCATGACCAAGCCAATGAAGTCTTCACCCTGTTGAACACTACCTACGAGGCCGTCCTGATGAACGAACAGGGAATAATACCAAAGCCGAATGCCCGAAGACCCAATCGGCAAGACAACCGAGATACCGGTAAATTCTGTCGATACCATCAGCACAACAGCCATAATACAGAAGACTGTATAAGCCTGAGAAAAATTGTTGAGCGATTGATCAGGGAGGGGAAGCTGGATCAGTACATCGCCCGGCAGCCAACGGCGCCGGTGCCGAATCCGGTTCGGCAGATAAACATGATAAGCACTATTAGCGGTGGCCCCACCATCGCAGGAATGAGCAACCGGTCAATGAAGCAATATGTGCGGGCCGCACAGTTTCCTCAGGTATTCGGCATAGAGGTGAATCGGCACCAGGAAATCCCGAAAGTTCGTTGGGAGCCAATCACATTCtgcgaggaggaggaagaaggcaTCCTCTATCCCCATGACGACCCAATGATCATCCGAGCAGAAATCGCAAACTACGACGTAGGGAGAGTGCTGATCGATACCGGGAGCTCGGTGAACGTGATTTTTTCCAAAGCTTTCCGAGGGATGGGAATAAAGGACTGTCAGGTAAACCGGCAGTTGACACCTTTGTTGAGTTTCTCCGGAGATTTGGTCCAACCGATCGGTAGCGTGAAACTACCCATCACCTTCGGCACCGCGCCAAGGAAAACGACGGTATACGATCAATTCCTCATCGTTGATTGCCCGACGGCGTACAACGTCATAGTTGGACGAACGGCACTCACC
This window encodes:
- the LOC109947446 gene encoding uncharacterized protein LOC109947446; amino-acid sequence: MIQTDRLYSVDDLYTIRQGDDEPLREYAARFSHEYSRCPETDDRAAYGAFKSGLRSSHFRYLVHSSNWRTYDELMKQAAIRAKAEYFNSKPTASAPRGNAEPSAYLAKATSYGRTDTYSAGHKRKDDRADRREPSKKGKGRYDRNDHRAPLPNHDQANEVFTLLNTTYEAVLMNEQGIIPKPNARRPNRQDNRDTGKFCRYHQHNSHNTEDCISLRKIVERLIREGKLDQYIARQPTAPVPNPVRQINMISTISGGPTIAGMSNRSMKQYVRAAQFPQVFGIEVNRHQEIPKVRWEPITFCEEEEEGILYPHDDPMIIRAEIANYDVGRVLIDTGSSVNVIFSKAFRGMGIKDCQVNRQLTPLLSFSGDLVQPIGSVKLPITFGTAPRKTTVYDQFLIVDCPTAYNVIVGRTALTIVKAHLSPHMLLMKFPPLRHGGCLQEIS